The following coding sequences are from one Canis lupus baileyi chromosome 23, mCanLup2.hap1, whole genome shotgun sequence window:
- the TUB gene encoding tubby protein homolog isoform X1 — MKLRGSARTSLAISSVLDDEGSNLRQQKLDRQRALLEQKQKKKRQEPLMVQANADGRPRSRRARQSEEQAPLVESYLSSSGSTSYQVQEADSLTSAQLGAARPTAPASAKRTKAAAATGGQGGASRKEKKGKHKGTSGPAVLAEEKSEAPGPVQILTVGRSDHAQDAGETAAGGGAQPSGQDLRATMQRKGVSSSMSFEEEEEEEDENSSSSSQLNSNTRPSSATSRKSTREAASAPSPTAPEPSADVEVQDLEEFALRPAPQGITIKCRITRDKKGMDRGMYPTYFLHLDREDGKKVFLLAGRKRKKSKTSNYLISVDPTDLSRGGDSYIGKLRSNLMGTKFTVYDNGVNPQKASSSTLESGTLRQELAAVCYETNVLGFKGPRKMSVIVPGMNMVHERVSIRPRNEHETLLARWQNKNTESIIELQNKTPVWNDDTQSYVLNFHGRVTQASVKNFQIIHGNDPDYIVMQFGRVAEDVFTMDYNYPLCALQAFAIALSSFDSKLACE; from the exons CGGGCCCTGCTGgagcagaagcagaagaagaagcgTCAAGAGCCCCTGATGGTGCAGGCCAATGCGGACGGGCGGCCCCGGAGCCGGCGGGCCCGGCAGTCGGAGGAGCAGGCCCCCCTGGTGGAGTCCTACctcagcagcagcggcagcaccAGCTACCAAG TTCAAGAGGCCGACTCGCTTACCAGTGCACAGCTGGGAGCTGCCCGCCCAACAGCACCAGCCTCAGCCAAGAGAACCAAGGCAGCAGCGGCAACGGGGGGCCAGGGCGGGGCctccaggaaggagaaaaaggggaaGCACAAAG GCACCAGCGGGCCAGCAGTACTGGCGGAAGAGAAGTCTGAGGCCCCAGGCCCGGTGCAGATCCTGACTGTGGGCCGGTCGGACCACGCCCAGGACGCGGGGGAGACGGCAGCCGGTGGGGGCGCGCAGCCCAGCGGGCAGGACCTCCGCGCCACGATGCAGAGGAAGG GTGTCTCTAGCAGCATGAGCTtcgaagaggaagaggaagaggaggatgaaaATAGCTCCAGCTCCTCCCAGCTAAACAGCAACACCCGCCCCAGCTCGGCTACCAGCAGGAAGTCCACCAGG GAGGCAGCCTCAGCCCCAAGCCCGACAGCCCCAGAACCCTCGGCAGATGTTGAGGTCCAGGATCTCGAGGAGTTTGCACTGAGGCCGGCCCCCCAAGGTATCACCATCAAGTGCCGCATTACGCGGGACAAGAAGGGGATGGACCGGGGGATGTACCCCACCTACTTCTTGCACCTGGACCGCGAGGATGGGAAGAAG GTGTTCCTCTTGgcgggaaggaagagaaagaagagtaaaaCTTCCAATTACCTCATCTCTGTGGACCCAACAGACTTGTCTCGAGGAGGGGACAGCTACATCGGGAAACTGCG GTCCAACCTCATGGGCACTAAGTTCACTGTTTATGACAATGGAGTCAATCCTCAGAAGGCATCATCCTCGACTTTGGAAAGTGGAACCTTGCGTCAGGAGTTGGCAGCCGTGTGCTAC GAGACAAACGTCTTGGGCTTCAAGGGGCCGCGGAAGATGAGCGTGATTGTCCCAGGCATGAACATGGTTCACGAGAGAGTCTCTATCCGGCCCCGAAAC GAGCATGAGACGCTGCTGGCCCGCTGGCAGAACAAGAACACGGAGAGCATCATCGAGCTGCAGAACAAGACCCCGGTCTGGAACGATGACACGCAGTCCTATGTACTGAACTTCCACGGGCGCGTCACGCAGGCCTCCGTGAAGAACTTCCAGATCATCCACGGCAATGACC CGGACTACATCGTGATGCAGTTTGGCCGTGTAGCAGAGGACGTGTTCACCATGGATTACAACTACCCACTGTGTGCGCTGCAGGCCTTTGCCATCGCCCTGTCCAGCTTTGACAGCAAGCTGGCCTGCGAGTAG
- the RIC3 gene encoding protein RIC-3 isoform X5, which produces MEKLINRVGPNGESRAQTVTSDQEKRLLHQLREITRVMKEGKFTDRPTPEKEAEEAPYMEDWEGYPEETYPIYDLSDCIKRRQKTILVDYPDPREPSAEEIAERMGVLEGEESDHLGWEIPTDPRAQEENSLTSCDPKPETCSCCSHEEEDPAVLAENAGFRADTYTEQEEITKEVWAQDFRDEGLGISPDKAHTGATLRKRNPQGFELKTTGLGKYPLL; this is translated from the exons ATGGAAAAATTAATCAACAGAGTGGGACCTAATGGTGAGAG CAGAGCACAGACTGTGACTTCCGACCAAGAAAAACGGTTGCTGCATCAGCTCCGAGAAATCACCAGGGtcatgaaagaaggaaaattcaCAGACAGACCCACTCCAGAGAAAGAAGCTGAAGAGGCCCCTTACATGGAGGACTGGGAAG GTTACCCTGAAGAGACTTATCCAATTTATGACCTTTCAGATTGCATCAAGCGTAGGCAAAAAACAATCCTGGTGGATTACCCTGACCCCAGGGAGCCCTCTGCTGAAGAAATAGCAGAAAGAATGGGAGTCCTAGAAGGTGAAGAATCAGACCATTTGGGTTGGGAAATACCCActgaccccagagcccaggaAGAGAATTCTCTTACCTCATGTGACCCAAAGCCAGAAACCTGTTCCTGCTGTTCTCATGAAGAAGAGGATCCCGCAGTCTTGGCAGAGAATGCTGGATTCAGAGCAGACACTTACACTGAGCAAGAGGAAATCACCAAAGAAGTATGGGCCCAAGACTTCAGAGATGAAGGCCTAGGCATCAGCCCTGATAAAGCACATACAGGTGCCACCTTGAGGAAGCGGAACCCCCAGGGTTTTGAGTTGAAAACTACTGGTTTGGGGAAGTATCCATTACTCTAG
- the RIC3 gene encoding protein RIC-3 isoform X6 → MEKLINRVGPNGERAQTVTSDQEKRLLHQLREITRVMKEGKFTDRPTPEKEAEEAPYMEDWEGYPEETYPIYDLSDCIKRRQKTILVDYPDPREPSAEEIAERMGVLEGEESDHLGWEIPTDPRAQEENSLTSCDPKPETCSCCSHEEEDPAVLAENAGFRADTYTEQEEITKEVWAQDFRDEGLGISPDKAHTGATLRKRNPQGFELKTTGLGKYPLL, encoded by the exons ATGGAAAAATTAATCAACAGAGTGGGACCTAATGGTGAGAG AGCACAGACTGTGACTTCCGACCAAGAAAAACGGTTGCTGCATCAGCTCCGAGAAATCACCAGGGtcatgaaagaaggaaaattcaCAGACAGACCCACTCCAGAGAAAGAAGCTGAAGAGGCCCCTTACATGGAGGACTGGGAAG GTTACCCTGAAGAGACTTATCCAATTTATGACCTTTCAGATTGCATCAAGCGTAGGCAAAAAACAATCCTGGTGGATTACCCTGACCCCAGGGAGCCCTCTGCTGAAGAAATAGCAGAAAGAATGGGAGTCCTAGAAGGTGAAGAATCAGACCATTTGGGTTGGGAAATACCCActgaccccagagcccaggaAGAGAATTCTCTTACCTCATGTGACCCAAAGCCAGAAACCTGTTCCTGCTGTTCTCATGAAGAAGAGGATCCCGCAGTCTTGGCAGAGAATGCTGGATTCAGAGCAGACACTTACACTGAGCAAGAGGAAATCACCAAAGAAGTATGGGCCCAAGACTTCAGAGATGAAGGCCTAGGCATCAGCCCTGATAAAGCACATACAGGTGCCACCTTGAGGAAGCGGAACCCCCAGGGTTTTGAGTTGAAAACTACTGGTTTGGGGAAGTATCCATTACTCTAG
- the TUB gene encoding tubby protein homolog isoform X3: protein MGLANVLDDEGSNLRQQKLDRQRALLEQKQKKKRQEPLMVQANADGRPRSRRARQSEEQAPLVESYLSSSGSTSYQVQEADSLTSAQLGAARPTAPASAKRTKAAAATGGQGGASRKEKKGKHKGTSGPAVLAEEKSEAPGPVQILTVGRSDHAQDAGETAAGGGAQPSGQDLRATMQRKGVSSSMSFEEEEEEEDENSSSSSQLNSNTRPSSATSRKSTREAASAPSPTAPEPSADVEVQDLEEFALRPAPQGITIKCRITRDKKGMDRGMYPTYFLHLDREDGKKVFLLAGRKRKKSKTSNYLISVDPTDLSRGGDSYIGKLRSNLMGTKFTVYDNGVNPQKASSSTLESGTLRQELAAVCYETNVLGFKGPRKMSVIVPGMNMVHERVSIRPRNEHETLLARWQNKNTESIIELQNKTPVWNDDTQSYVLNFHGRVTQASVKNFQIIHGNDPDYIVMQFGRVAEDVFTMDYNYPLCALQAFAIALSSFDSKLACE from the exons CGGGCCCTGCTGgagcagaagcagaagaagaagcgTCAAGAGCCCCTGATGGTGCAGGCCAATGCGGACGGGCGGCCCCGGAGCCGGCGGGCCCGGCAGTCGGAGGAGCAGGCCCCCCTGGTGGAGTCCTACctcagcagcagcggcagcaccAGCTACCAAG TTCAAGAGGCCGACTCGCTTACCAGTGCACAGCTGGGAGCTGCCCGCCCAACAGCACCAGCCTCAGCCAAGAGAACCAAGGCAGCAGCGGCAACGGGGGGCCAGGGCGGGGCctccaggaaggagaaaaaggggaaGCACAAAG GCACCAGCGGGCCAGCAGTACTGGCGGAAGAGAAGTCTGAGGCCCCAGGCCCGGTGCAGATCCTGACTGTGGGCCGGTCGGACCACGCCCAGGACGCGGGGGAGACGGCAGCCGGTGGGGGCGCGCAGCCCAGCGGGCAGGACCTCCGCGCCACGATGCAGAGGAAGG GTGTCTCTAGCAGCATGAGCTtcgaagaggaagaggaagaggaggatgaaaATAGCTCCAGCTCCTCCCAGCTAAACAGCAACACCCGCCCCAGCTCGGCTACCAGCAGGAAGTCCACCAGG GAGGCAGCCTCAGCCCCAAGCCCGACAGCCCCAGAACCCTCGGCAGATGTTGAGGTCCAGGATCTCGAGGAGTTTGCACTGAGGCCGGCCCCCCAAGGTATCACCATCAAGTGCCGCATTACGCGGGACAAGAAGGGGATGGACCGGGGGATGTACCCCACCTACTTCTTGCACCTGGACCGCGAGGATGGGAAGAAG GTGTTCCTCTTGgcgggaaggaagagaaagaagagtaaaaCTTCCAATTACCTCATCTCTGTGGACCCAACAGACTTGTCTCGAGGAGGGGACAGCTACATCGGGAAACTGCG GTCCAACCTCATGGGCACTAAGTTCACTGTTTATGACAATGGAGTCAATCCTCAGAAGGCATCATCCTCGACTTTGGAAAGTGGAACCTTGCGTCAGGAGTTGGCAGCCGTGTGCTAC GAGACAAACGTCTTGGGCTTCAAGGGGCCGCGGAAGATGAGCGTGATTGTCCCAGGCATGAACATGGTTCACGAGAGAGTCTCTATCCGGCCCCGAAAC GAGCATGAGACGCTGCTGGCCCGCTGGCAGAACAAGAACACGGAGAGCATCATCGAGCTGCAGAACAAGACCCCGGTCTGGAACGATGACACGCAGTCCTATGTACTGAACTTCCACGGGCGCGTCACGCAGGCCTCCGTGAAGAACTTCCAGATCATCCACGGCAATGACC CGGACTACATCGTGATGCAGTTTGGCCGTGTAGCAGAGGACGTGTTCACCATGGATTACAACTACCCACTGTGTGCGCTGCAGGCCTTTGCCATCGCCCTGTCCAGCTTTGACAGCAAGCTGGCCTGCGAGTAG
- the TUB gene encoding tubby protein homolog isoform X2 yields the protein MTSKPHSDWIPYSVLDDEGSNLRQQKLDRQRALLEQKQKKKRQEPLMVQANADGRPRSRRARQSEEQAPLVESYLSSSGSTSYQVQEADSLTSAQLGAARPTAPASAKRTKAAAATGGQGGASRKEKKGKHKGTSGPAVLAEEKSEAPGPVQILTVGRSDHAQDAGETAAGGGAQPSGQDLRATMQRKGVSSSMSFEEEEEEEDENSSSSSQLNSNTRPSSATSRKSTREAASAPSPTAPEPSADVEVQDLEEFALRPAPQGITIKCRITRDKKGMDRGMYPTYFLHLDREDGKKVFLLAGRKRKKSKTSNYLISVDPTDLSRGGDSYIGKLRSNLMGTKFTVYDNGVNPQKASSSTLESGTLRQELAAVCYETNVLGFKGPRKMSVIVPGMNMVHERVSIRPRNEHETLLARWQNKNTESIIELQNKTPVWNDDTQSYVLNFHGRVTQASVKNFQIIHGNDPDYIVMQFGRVAEDVFTMDYNYPLCALQAFAIALSSFDSKLACE from the exons CGGGCCCTGCTGgagcagaagcagaagaagaagcgTCAAGAGCCCCTGATGGTGCAGGCCAATGCGGACGGGCGGCCCCGGAGCCGGCGGGCCCGGCAGTCGGAGGAGCAGGCCCCCCTGGTGGAGTCCTACctcagcagcagcggcagcaccAGCTACCAAG TTCAAGAGGCCGACTCGCTTACCAGTGCACAGCTGGGAGCTGCCCGCCCAACAGCACCAGCCTCAGCCAAGAGAACCAAGGCAGCAGCGGCAACGGGGGGCCAGGGCGGGGCctccaggaaggagaaaaaggggaaGCACAAAG GCACCAGCGGGCCAGCAGTACTGGCGGAAGAGAAGTCTGAGGCCCCAGGCCCGGTGCAGATCCTGACTGTGGGCCGGTCGGACCACGCCCAGGACGCGGGGGAGACGGCAGCCGGTGGGGGCGCGCAGCCCAGCGGGCAGGACCTCCGCGCCACGATGCAGAGGAAGG GTGTCTCTAGCAGCATGAGCTtcgaagaggaagaggaagaggaggatgaaaATAGCTCCAGCTCCTCCCAGCTAAACAGCAACACCCGCCCCAGCTCGGCTACCAGCAGGAAGTCCACCAGG GAGGCAGCCTCAGCCCCAAGCCCGACAGCCCCAGAACCCTCGGCAGATGTTGAGGTCCAGGATCTCGAGGAGTTTGCACTGAGGCCGGCCCCCCAAGGTATCACCATCAAGTGCCGCATTACGCGGGACAAGAAGGGGATGGACCGGGGGATGTACCCCACCTACTTCTTGCACCTGGACCGCGAGGATGGGAAGAAG GTGTTCCTCTTGgcgggaaggaagagaaagaagagtaaaaCTTCCAATTACCTCATCTCTGTGGACCCAACAGACTTGTCTCGAGGAGGGGACAGCTACATCGGGAAACTGCG GTCCAACCTCATGGGCACTAAGTTCACTGTTTATGACAATGGAGTCAATCCTCAGAAGGCATCATCCTCGACTTTGGAAAGTGGAACCTTGCGTCAGGAGTTGGCAGCCGTGTGCTAC GAGACAAACGTCTTGGGCTTCAAGGGGCCGCGGAAGATGAGCGTGATTGTCCCAGGCATGAACATGGTTCACGAGAGAGTCTCTATCCGGCCCCGAAAC GAGCATGAGACGCTGCTGGCCCGCTGGCAGAACAAGAACACGGAGAGCATCATCGAGCTGCAGAACAAGACCCCGGTCTGGAACGATGACACGCAGTCCTATGTACTGAACTTCCACGGGCGCGTCACGCAGGCCTCCGTGAAGAACTTCCAGATCATCCACGGCAATGACC CGGACTACATCGTGATGCAGTTTGGCCGTGTAGCAGAGGACGTGTTCACCATGGATTACAACTACCCACTGTGTGCGCTGCAGGCCTTTGCCATCGCCCTGTCCAGCTTTGACAGCAAGCTGGCCTGCGAGTAG
- the RIC3 gene encoding protein RIC-3 isoform X3 has translation MCCTSFNSQLSKGKTTAEDRKCSTATAGNTHRKITNFELVQLQEKLKETEEAMEKLINRVGPNGESRAQTVTSDQEKRLLHQLREITRVMKEGKFTDRPTPEKEAEEAPYMEDWEGYPEETYPIYDLSDCIKRRQKTILVDYPDPREPSAEEIAERMGVLEGEESDHLGWEIPTDPRAQEENSLTSCDPKPETCSCCSHEEEDPAVLAENAGFRADTYTEQEEITKEVWAQDFRDEGLGISPDKAHTGATLRKRNPQGFELKTTGLGKYPLL, from the exons ATGTGCTGTACCTCCTTCAATTCTCAGCTTTCAAAGGGGAAAACTACTGCAGAGGATCGGAAATGCTCTACTGCCACAGCTGGAAACACCCACAGGAAAATTA CCAATTTCGAGCTTGTTCAACTGcaagaaaaactgaaagagacagaggaagccATGGAAAAATTAATCAACAGAGTGGGACCTAATGGTGAGAG CAGAGCACAGACTGTGACTTCCGACCAAGAAAAACGGTTGCTGCATCAGCTCCGAGAAATCACCAGGGtcatgaaagaaggaaaattcaCAGACAGACCCACTCCAGAGAAAGAAGCTGAAGAGGCCCCTTACATGGAGGACTGGGAAG GTTACCCTGAAGAGACTTATCCAATTTATGACCTTTCAGATTGCATCAAGCGTAGGCAAAAAACAATCCTGGTGGATTACCCTGACCCCAGGGAGCCCTCTGCTGAAGAAATAGCAGAAAGAATGGGAGTCCTAGAAGGTGAAGAATCAGACCATTTGGGTTGGGAAATACCCActgaccccagagcccaggaAGAGAATTCTCTTACCTCATGTGACCCAAAGCCAGAAACCTGTTCCTGCTGTTCTCATGAAGAAGAGGATCCCGCAGTCTTGGCAGAGAATGCTGGATTCAGAGCAGACACTTACACTGAGCAAGAGGAAATCACCAAAGAAGTATGGGCCCAAGACTTCAGAGATGAAGGCCTAGGCATCAGCCCTGATAAAGCACATACAGGTGCCACCTTGAGGAAGCGGAACCCCCAGGGTTTTGAGTTGAAAACTACTGGTTTGGGGAAGTATCCATTACTCTAG